A genomic region of Candidatus Edwardsbacteria bacterium RifOxyA12_full_54_48 contains the following coding sequences:
- a CDS encoding tRNA (N(6)-L-threonylcarbamoyladenosine(37)-C(2))-methylthiotransferase MtaB: MSDILFQMTTFGCKANQYDSQLWRTTLENAGLRHNEGTADIFLVNTCSVTSAAEQQARQTVRKIIRNNPSGKIIIIGCYGQLAAEPLTKIDGVGLVLGRHSSEAAGQLLSWLGISQDKLPRGIKTFHGHTRAFIKVQDGCNHRCSYCIVPLARGASRSRPLDEILSEAQNLAASGHRELVVTGIRLGDFKPSLGILLRSLKDIPGLDRIRLSSLEPDDLSDDLMETMQGIPQLARHLHLPLQSGCDGILKKMNRPYSVAYYRELLGKLRVAMPDITIGSDIIAGFPGETEEHFGQGVRNIRELGFTHLHVFTYSKRPGTKAALMAGQIPEEIKKERLHRLKDIHEKLQQEYFSALTGKTELVLAESADRGLWSGFGEHYYKVYFRSEQNLKNQMVRVKLSQPYEQGILGELTDNLDQPKQC; the protein is encoded by the coding sequence ATGTCAGATATTTTGTTCCAAATGACCACCTTCGGCTGCAAGGCCAACCAGTACGATTCCCAGCTGTGGCGGACCACCCTGGAGAACGCCGGCCTGCGCCATAACGAAGGCACAGCGGATATTTTTCTGGTCAACACCTGCTCGGTGACCTCGGCGGCCGAACAGCAGGCCCGGCAGACGGTCAGGAAGATCATCCGCAACAATCCGTCAGGCAAGATCATCATCATCGGCTGTTACGGGCAGCTGGCGGCAGAGCCCCTGACTAAAATAGACGGGGTGGGTTTGGTGCTGGGGCGGCACAGCAGTGAGGCCGCTGGACAATTACTCAGCTGGCTGGGCATCAGCCAGGATAAACTGCCCCGCGGGATCAAGACGTTCCACGGGCACACCCGGGCCTTCATCAAGGTCCAGGACGGCTGCAACCACCGCTGCAGCTATTGCATAGTGCCGCTGGCCCGGGGGGCTTCCCGCAGCCGTCCGCTGGACGAGATACTGTCCGAAGCCCAAAATCTGGCCGCCTCTGGACACCGCGAACTGGTGGTCACCGGGATCCGGCTGGGGGATTTCAAGCCTTCTCTGGGCATTCTGTTGAGATCATTGAAGGATATTCCCGGCCTGGACCGGATACGCCTGAGCTCCCTGGAGCCAGACGACCTGAGCGACGACCTGATGGAGACCATGCAGGGCATCCCCCAGCTGGCCAGGCACCTTCACCTGCCGCTGCAGAGCGGCTGCGACGGCATCCTTAAAAAAATGAACCGGCCATACAGCGTCGCCTACTACCGGGAACTGCTGGGAAAATTAAGAGTGGCCATGCCGGACATCACCATCGGATCGGACATCATCGCGGGATTCCCCGGCGAGACCGAGGAGCATTTCGGCCAGGGCGTCAGGAACATCCGGGAGCTGGGGTTCACCCACCTGCACGTCTTCACCTATTCAAAAAGGCCGGGCACCAAGGCCGCCCTGATGGCCGGACAGATCCCGGAGGAGATCAAGAAAGAGCGGCTGCACCGCCTGAAGGACATCCACGAAAAACTGCAGCAGGAATATTTTAGTGCTCTGACGGGGAAGACCGAGCTGGTGCTGGCGGAATCCGCCGACAGAGGCCTCTGGTCCGGGTTTGGCGAGCATTACTATAAGGTCTATTTCCGCTCGGAGCAAAACTTGAAGAACCAGATGGTCCGGGTAAAATTATCCCAGCCTTATGAACAGGGGATCCTGGGGGAGCTGACCGACAATTTGGACCAGCCTAAACAATGCTGA
- a CDS encoding sodium-translocating pyrophosphatase — MDKFLILSLAGGAAALVFAFFKASWVNRQDPGDDKMKVIAGHIREGAMAFLNREYKVLAIFVVVVAIILGLINMKQEGSSILVALSFVVGAFCSGLAGYFGMKVATKANVRTTQGAKTGLPKALMVAFSGGTVMGMSVVGLGLAGLTILFLLYTKVLGFGTGDEFQLARLLSVISGFSLGASSIALFARVGGGIYTKAADVGADLVGKVEAGIPEDDPRNPAVIADNVGDNVGDVAGMGADLFESYVGAIVGAMVLGVFYSINLVMLPLVLAALGIGVSILGTFVVRMKDNGDPQKALNLGTFGAGGLAILLMYPVIKWLVPEAVNFSVNPTGTLITLTAGGIFGAVVVGLVSGIAIGLLTEYYTSESRSPARNIAKQALTGPATTIIGGLALGMMSTALPMTCISIAIVAAYQFAGLYGIAIAAVGMLSTTGIQLAVDAYGPIADNAGGIAQMSCQPGEVRERTDKLDAVGNTTAAIGKGFAIGSAALTALALFSAFQAAVGIDKIDISQPKVIAGLFMGGMLPFLFSSMALKAVGAAAFEMVAEVRRQFKEIPGLLEGKPGAEADYAKCVDISTAAAIKRMILPGLLAVVSPVIFGLWNIEALGGLLAGVTVSGVLLAIFMSNSGGAWDNAKKHIEGGQHGGKGSSAHMAAVVGDTVGDPFKDTAGPSLNILIKLMSVVALVIAPFLKSLAR; from the coding sequence ATGGATAAATTCTTGATCCTTTCACTGGCGGGCGGGGCGGCCGCCCTGGTATTTGCATTTTTCAAGGCTTCCTGGGTGAACCGCCAGGATCCCGGGGATGATAAAATGAAAGTGATAGCCGGGCATATCCGCGAGGGGGCCATGGCCTTTCTCAACCGCGAATACAAGGTGCTGGCCATTTTTGTGGTGGTGGTGGCCATCATTCTGGGGCTGATCAATATGAAGCAGGAGGGCTCCAGTATCCTGGTGGCGCTGTCCTTCGTGGTGGGCGCCTTCTGCAGCGGATTGGCCGGCTACTTCGGAATGAAGGTGGCCACCAAGGCCAACGTCCGCACCACCCAGGGCGCCAAGACCGGGCTGCCCAAAGCACTGATGGTTGCCTTCTCCGGCGGAACGGTGATGGGCATGTCGGTGGTGGGCCTGGGCCTGGCCGGTTTGACGATCCTTTTTCTGCTGTATACCAAGGTCTTGGGTTTCGGCACCGGCGACGAATTTCAACTGGCCCGGCTGCTTTCGGTGATCTCGGGATTTTCGCTGGGCGCCTCGTCCATCGCCCTGTTCGCCCGGGTGGGCGGGGGCATCTACACCAAGGCGGCCGACGTGGGGGCCGATCTGGTGGGCAAGGTGGAGGCCGGGATCCCGGAGGACGACCCCCGCAATCCGGCGGTGATCGCCGACAATGTGGGCGACAACGTGGGCGACGTGGCCGGCATGGGGGCAGACCTTTTCGAGTCCTACGTGGGGGCCATCGTGGGGGCCATGGTGCTGGGGGTTTTCTACAGCATCAATTTGGTGATGCTGCCCTTGGTGCTGGCCGCCCTGGGCATCGGAGTATCCATCCTGGGAACCTTTGTGGTCCGAATGAAGGACAACGGCGATCCTCAGAAGGCCCTGAATCTGGGAACCTTCGGGGCCGGAGGGCTGGCCATCCTTTTGATGTATCCGGTAATAAAATGGCTGGTGCCGGAGGCCGTCAATTTCAGCGTCAACCCCACCGGCACCCTGATCACCCTGACCGCCGGGGGGATCTTCGGAGCGGTGGTGGTCGGGCTGGTGTCCGGCATCGCCATCGGCTTGCTGACCGAATATTACACTTCGGAATCCAGAAGCCCGGCCAGGAATATTGCCAAGCAGGCTTTGACCGGTCCGGCCACCACCATCATCGGCGGTCTGGCCCTGGGGATGATGTCCACCGCTTTGCCGATGACCTGCATCTCCATAGCCATAGTGGCCGCCTACCAGTTTGCCGGCCTGTACGGCATCGCCATCGCCGCAGTGGGAATGCTTTCCACCACCGGTATTCAGCTGGCGGTCGATGCCTACGGCCCGATAGCCGATAATGCCGGGGGCATCGCCCAGATGAGCTGCCAGCCCGGCGAGGTCCGGGAGCGCACCGACAAGCTGGACGCGGTGGGCAACACCACCGCTGCCATAGGCAAGGGCTTTGCCATCGGCTCGGCGGCCCTGACCGCTCTGGCCCTGTTCTCGGCCTTTCAGGCGGCGGTCGGGATCGACAAGATCGATATCTCCCAGCCCAAGGTCATCGCCGGGCTGTTCATGGGCGGCATGCTGCCTTTCCTGTTCAGCTCCATGGCGCTAAAGGCGGTGGGCGCGGCCGCCTTCGAGATGGTGGCCGAGGTGCGCCGCCAGTTCAAGGAGATACCCGGCCTGCTGGAAGGAAAGCCGGGGGCCGAAGCCGATTATGCCAAATGCGTGGACATCTCCACCGCGGCGGCCATCAAGCGGATGATCCTGCCGGGACTGCTGGCAGTGGTCTCTCCGGTGATCTTCGGGCTGTGGAACATCGAGGCCCTGGGCGGCCTGCTGGCCGGGGTGACGGTCAGCGGAGTGCTGCTGGCCATCTTCATGTCCAACTCGGGCGGAGCCTGGGACAACGCCAAGAAGCACATCGAGGGCGGACAGCACGGGGGCAAGGGCTCCAGCGCCCATATGGCGGCGGTGGTGGGCGACACGGTGGGCGATCCCTTCAAGGACACCGCCGGCCCGTCGCTGAACATCCTGATCAAGCTGATGAGCGTGGTGGCCCTGGTGATAGCGCCGTTCCTGAAATCGCTGGCCAGATAA
- a CDS encoding thiamine-phosphate kinase, whose product MKDQKAGISEFGLIDIIKRRYQTANKGLIVGIGDDAAVFAVDKTRSGLLTIDTLVDKIHFDLAYTPFEALGHKALAANLSDIAAMGGRPVLAVVSITIPRGLGCKDIAKVYAGMGRLAKKHGVAVCGGDTVAGRELSLTIAVYGEARKNNIGLRSGAKAGDAILVTGTLGSSQAGLEILKSKIKNQKSKIFQKHLWPEPRVKEARLLASKFKLHGMIDISDGLASELHHIARESRVGMIIDQGALPVAEEAVTAANILKKDPLEHCLYGGEEYELLFTLPARQAVEARIILSRAGTTCSIIGQVVKGNGVRMIGSDLKNVKIPDKGYKHF is encoded by the coding sequence ATGAAAGACCAAAAGGCCGGGATCAGCGAGTTCGGGCTGATCGATATCATAAAAAGGCGATATCAAACCGCCAACAAAGGCCTGATTGTCGGAATTGGGGATGATGCCGCGGTATTTGCCGTCGATAAAACCAGGTCCGGCCTTTTGACCATCGACACCCTGGTGGATAAAATACATTTCGATCTGGCCTATACACCATTTGAGGCCTTGGGCCACAAGGCCCTGGCGGCCAATCTTTCCGACATAGCGGCCATGGGCGGCCGGCCGGTATTGGCGGTGGTGTCAATCACCATCCCCCGGGGCCTGGGATGTAAAGATATCGCAAAGGTATACGCCGGAATGGGTAGGCTGGCGAAAAAACACGGGGTGGCGGTATGCGGCGGGGATACTGTGGCCGGCCGGGAACTGTCATTGACCATAGCGGTTTACGGCGAAGCCCGGAAAAATAATATCGGGCTCCGCTCCGGGGCCAAAGCCGGAGACGCGATCCTGGTCACTGGAACTCTGGGGTCGTCCCAGGCGGGGCTGGAGATATTAAAATCAAAGATTAAAAATCAAAAATCAAAAATATTTCAGAAGCATCTGTGGCCCGAACCCAGGGTCAAAGAAGCCCGGCTGCTGGCATCAAAGTTCAAACTGCACGGCATGATAGACATCTCCGACGGGCTGGCCTCGGAACTGCATCATATCGCCCGGGAGAGCCGGGTGGGCATGATCATAGACCAGGGGGCCCTGCCGGTGGCCGAGGAGGCCGTCACTGCGGCCAATATTCTCAAAAAAGACCCCCTGGAACATTGTCTGTACGGCGGGGAGGAATACGAACTGCTCTTCACCCTGCCGGCCAGGCAGGCGGTAGAGGCCAGGATCATTTTAAGCCGGGCCGGAACGACCTGCTCCATCATCGGCCAGGTCGTCAAAGGTAACGGAGTAAGAATGATAGGATCCGACCTCAAGAACGTCAAGATCCCCGATAAGGGATATAAACATTTTTAG
- a CDS encoding redox-regulated ATPase YchF: MQLGIIGLPQSGKTTIFNALTKSCVKVGEYSTGCEVHIGVVKMPDPRLEKLTAMFNPKKKVPATITYVDIGGMSKGASGHGGLGTEFLTQMHGMEAVILVLRGFDGAEGKANPLDDYTTIATELLLSDMAMIERRIEKVKKDLGKIKKPELEKELALLDKCRVHLEGEKPIRMLGLSSEESKALRSFQLLTEKPILLVLNYPEGAGPSAVAAEFEKQTGETITPLCGSIEMDIAQMSDDEAKEFLGELKIEEPALNKMIRTSFRLLGKINFFTVGEDECRAWTIPAHTKAPQAAGAIHSDLERGFIRAEAVSYDHLIETGGYAGAREKGYVRLEGKEYIVKDGDILNIKFNV, encoded by the coding sequence ATGCAATTAGGAATAATCGGACTGCCTCAGTCGGGCAAGACCACCATCTTCAACGCTCTGACCAAATCCTGCGTCAAGGTGGGCGAATACTCCACCGGGTGCGAGGTGCACATTGGCGTGGTCAAAATGCCTGACCCACGATTGGAAAAGCTGACCGCCATGTTCAATCCCAAGAAAAAGGTCCCGGCCACCATCACCTATGTGGACATCGGGGGCATGTCCAAGGGGGCCTCCGGGCACGGCGGGTTGGGCACGGAATTCCTGACCCAGATGCATGGCATGGAGGCGGTCATTCTGGTCCTGCGGGGCTTTGACGGAGCCGAGGGCAAAGCCAATCCGTTGGACGATTATACCACCATCGCCACCGAGCTGCTGCTTTCCGACATGGCCATGATCGAACGCCGGATAGAGAAGGTGAAGAAGGACCTGGGAAAGATAAAAAAACCGGAACTGGAGAAGGAACTGGCCCTGCTGGATAAATGCCGGGTCCACCTGGAAGGGGAGAAACCCATCCGGATGCTGGGCCTCAGCTCCGAGGAATCAAAGGCTCTGCGCAGTTTTCAGCTGCTGACCGAAAAGCCGATCCTGCTGGTGCTGAATTATCCGGAGGGAGCGGGTCCTTCCGCGGTGGCCGCTGAGTTTGAGAAACAGACTGGGGAGACCATCACGCCGCTATGCGGATCCATCGAGATGGACATCGCCCAGATGTCCGATGACGAGGCCAAGGAGTTTCTCGGCGAGCTCAAGATAGAGGAGCCGGCCCTGAACAAGATGATCCGGACCTCCTTCCGTCTGCTGGGCAAGATAAATTTCTTTACGGTGGGCGAGGACGAATGCCGGGCCTGGACCATACCGGCCCATACCAAGGCCCCCCAGGCGGCCGGGGCCATCCACTCCGACCTGGAGCGGGGATTCATCCGGGCGGAGGCGGTAAGCTACGACCACCTGATCGAGACCGGCGGCTATGCCGGGGCCAGGGAGAAGGGGTACGTCCGGCTGGAGGGCAAGGAGTATATCGTCAAGGACGGGGATATCCTGAATATAAAATTCAACGTGTAG
- a CDS encoding tRNA (N6-isopentenyl adenosine(37)-C2)-methylthiotransferase MiaB, whose amino-acid sequence MLNLIYYMETYGCQMNLYDSAAVRTLLDQAGCRETEDPEQAQLVVINSCAVRGHAEERVLGRVGELKSWKRRSPGRLMILMGCVGQENGQNLLDRFRQLDLVLGTERYREIVPHLQSLLKTGARAAITGLEKAGPDLSIIPRFEKQVGAFLAVMRGCDNFCSYCIVPYVRGREYSRTSGDILGEIKCLAERGIKEITLVGQNVNSYLSAGTDFPGLLAQAADVPGLERLRFITSHPKDCGIKLLETMAGNQKICRHLHLPLQSGSDRVLAQMNRKYTLGQYREIVSTARKLMPDLVLTSDLIAGFPGESEEDFKMTLDVMQDIRFDSAFTYKYSIRPGTKAAQMPGQLAEDVRQDRLARMISLQQKISQESNQADIGKTFIVLVEKAVPKRGQMMGRSPGNKPVAFDCASGVSPGDIVKVTVNKATQSTLTGSRRNCP is encoded by the coding sequence ATGCTGAACCTGATATATTACATGGAGACCTACGGCTGCCAGATGAACCTGTATGACTCGGCGGCGGTAAGGACCCTGCTGGACCAGGCCGGCTGCCGGGAAACGGAAGATCCGGAGCAGGCCCAGCTGGTGGTGATCAACAGCTGTGCGGTCCGGGGGCATGCCGAGGAGCGGGTGCTGGGGCGGGTGGGCGAATTGAAATCCTGGAAGAGGAGAAGCCCCGGCCGTCTGATGATACTGATGGGCTGCGTGGGCCAGGAGAATGGCCAGAATTTATTGGACCGCTTTCGCCAGTTGGATCTGGTCCTGGGAACCGAGAGGTATCGGGAGATCGTGCCGCATCTCCAGAGTCTTCTGAAAACAGGGGCCAGGGCCGCCATCACCGGATTGGAGAAAGCCGGCCCTGATTTAAGCATCATCCCGAGGTTCGAAAAGCAGGTCGGCGCCTTTTTGGCGGTGATGCGGGGCTGCGACAATTTCTGCAGTTACTGCATAGTTCCCTATGTCCGGGGGCGGGAGTATTCCCGAACGTCCGGTGACATCCTGGGCGAAATAAAATGCCTGGCCGAGAGGGGCATCAAGGAGATCACTTTAGTGGGCCAGAACGTGAACTCCTACCTCTCCGCTGGCACGGATTTCCCCGGTCTGCTGGCCCAAGCGGCCGATGTGCCGGGACTGGAGAGGCTGCGCTTCATCACCTCCCATCCCAAGGATTGCGGCATTAAACTGCTGGAGACCATGGCCGGGAATCAAAAGATCTGTCGGCACCTGCATCTGCCCCTGCAGTCGGGCAGCGACCGGGTGTTGGCCCAGATGAACCGCAAATATACCCTGGGGCAATACCGGGAGATCGTATCCACCGCCCGGAAACTGATGCCCGATCTGGTGCTGACCAGCGACCTGATAGCCGGGTTCCCCGGAGAGTCCGAAGAGGATTTTAAGATGACCCTGGATGTCATGCAGGACATCAGGTTCGACTCGGCCTTCACCTATAAGTATTCCATCCGGCCTGGCACCAAGGCGGCCCAGATGCCGGGGCAGCTGGCCGAAGATGTCAGGCAGGATCGCCTGGCGAGAATGATATCGCTTCAGCAGAAAATTTCGCAGGAATCCAACCAGGCCGATATCGGAAAAACTTTTATCGTGCTGGTGGAAAAAGCCGTTCCCAAAAGGGGGCAGATGATGGGGCGCAGCCCCGGGAACAAACCGGTGGCCTTTGACTGCGCATCGGGCGTCAGCCCCGGAGATATCGTCAAAGTAACAGTAAATAAGGCCACCCAGTCCACCCTGACCGGCTCACGCCGTAACTGTCCTTGA
- a CDS encoding type I glutamate--ammonia ligase codes for MNMKQVLEFAKKNKVAFVSVKFVDLLGKWHQITVPAHQLNPSLFERGKGIGFDGSSVAGFTQVKAGDMIVIPIAETGFMDPFTELPTMTFIGDVIDVATGQKFERNPRYVAEKAEKYLKSSGAAPESYWGPEFEFYLFDSVRYANLPQNSFYQVDSREADWNTGRDEDPNLGYKLPHKGGYHAAPPHDSSFDFRSALCLTMEKCGVPVKYHHHEVGGAGQLEIEVMFDTLTKMADRSMLVKYLVHNAAFKAGLTATFMPKPMVGEPGNGMHVHQYLAKDGHSLFYKKDGLAHMSQLAMHYLGGLLKHAPALLAFTNPSTNSYRRLVPGYEAPVRASYSVGNRTAAVRIPGYLTDPKTMRYEFRPPDATCNPYLAFAAMLMAGLDGVKHKIDPGQPLNKDLFSLPKAELEKIPTLPTSLSDALESLEKDHKFLLEGGVFTKDLIETWIGLKSKEVAALNLRPHPFEFELYYDC; via the coding sequence ATGAACATGAAACAGGTATTGGAGTTCGCCAAAAAGAACAAGGTGGCGTTCGTTTCGGTAAAGTTCGTAGATCTGCTGGGGAAGTGGCACCAGATAACGGTTCCGGCCCACCAGCTTAACCCATCCCTTTTCGAAAGGGGCAAGGGCATCGGCTTTGACGGTTCCAGCGTGGCCGGATTCACCCAGGTCAAGGCCGGGGACATGATAGTGATCCCCATTGCCGAGACCGGATTCATGGATCCCTTCACCGAACTGCCGACCATGACCTTCATCGGCGATGTGATAGACGTGGCCACCGGGCAGAAGTTCGAACGCAACCCCCGGTATGTGGCCGAGAAGGCCGAGAAATACCTGAAATCCTCCGGCGCCGCGCCCGAAAGCTACTGGGGGCCGGAGTTCGAGTTCTACCTGTTCGATTCGGTGCGTTACGCCAATCTTCCCCAGAACAGCTTCTACCAGGTCGACTCCCGGGAGGCCGACTGGAACACCGGACGGGATGAGGATCCCAACCTGGGATACAAGCTGCCCCACAAGGGCGGATATCACGCCGCACCTCCCCACGACTCCTCGTTTGACTTTCGTTCAGCCCTGTGCCTGACCATGGAAAAATGCGGGGTGCCGGTCAAATACCACCATCATGAGGTGGGCGGGGCCGGCCAGCTGGAGATAGAGGTGATGTTCGACACCCTGACCAAGATGGCCGACCGCAGCATGCTGGTGAAATACTTGGTTCATAATGCGGCCTTCAAGGCGGGGCTGACGGCCACCTTCATGCCCAAGCCGATGGTGGGGGAGCCCGGCAACGGGATGCATGTCCACCAGTACCTGGCCAAGGACGGACACTCGTTATTTTATAAAAAAGACGGCCTGGCCCACATGTCCCAGTTGGCGATGCATTATCTGGGCGGGCTTTTAAAACATGCCCCGGCTTTGCTGGCCTTCACCAACCCCTCCACCAATTCCTACCGCCGTTTGGTTCCGGGATACGAAGCTCCCGTCCGGGCCAGCTATTCGGTGGGCAACCGCACCGCGGCGGTGCGCATCCCCGGCTACCTGACAGATCCCAAGACCATGCGTTACGAGTTCCGCCCGCCGGACGCCACCTGCAACCCCTACCTGGCCTTCGCCGCCATGCTGATGGCCGGACTGGACGGGGTCAAACACAAGATCGATCCCGGACAGCCGCTGAACAAGGATCTTTTCAGCCTACCCAAGGCCGAGCTGGAGAAGATCCCCACCCTGCCCACCTCGCTATCCGACGCCCTGGAGTCCCTGGAAAAGGACCACAAGTTCCTGCTGGAGGGCGGGGTATTCACCAAGGATCTGATCGAGACCTGGATCGGCCTGAAATCCAAAGAGGTGGCGGCCCTCAACCTGCGGCCCCATCCCTTCGAATTCGAGCTGTATTACGATTGTTGA
- a CDS encoding acyltransferase has product MKIGFVQFNPIFGQVDKNLSLIERLIGSRKADLLVLPELCTTGYNFISKKEVMALSETTQGKTVNHFREISQRTKMNIVAGFAEKNGGRLYNSAVLVRPNGKTDVYRKTHLFGSEKKYFTPGNTGFKVFAAGRVKIGMMICFDWIFPEAARILALQGAQVICHPANLVLPYCPDSMPVRALENRVFTVTANRTGRENRGGNDLKFIGQSIIAGPDSRVLSRAPADKESVGIVEIDTAEAGNKRITPENDLFKDRRPEYYERLVKK; this is encoded by the coding sequence ATGAAAATCGGCTTCGTACAATTCAATCCCATTTTCGGCCAGGTGGATAAAAACCTGTCCCTGATTGAAAGACTGATAGGTAGCAGAAAGGCAGACCTACTGGTCCTGCCTGAATTGTGCACTACCGGATATAATTTCATCTCAAAAAAAGAGGTCATGGCCTTATCCGAGACAACCCAGGGCAAAACCGTCAATCATTTCAGGGAAATATCCCAGCGAACCAAAATGAATATCGTGGCCGGATTTGCCGAAAAGAACGGCGGCAGGTTATACAACTCGGCAGTATTGGTCAGGCCCAACGGCAAAACGGATGTCTACCGCAAGACCCATCTGTTCGGCAGCGAGAAAAAATATTTCACCCCCGGCAATACCGGCTTCAAGGTCTTTGCCGCCGGACGGGTCAAGATCGGAATGATGATCTGCTTCGACTGGATCTTCCCCGAGGCAGCCCGTATCCTGGCCCTGCAGGGGGCGCAGGTGATCTGCCATCCGGCCAACCTGGTGTTGCCGTACTGTCCCGACTCCATGCCGGTAAGGGCCCTGGAGAACCGGGTGTTCACCGTCACCGCCAACCGCACCGGCCGGGAGAACCGGGGCGGCAACGATCTTAAATTCATCGGACAGAGCATCATCGCCGGGCCGGATTCCCGGGTGCTCAGCCGGGCGCCGGCCGATAAGGAGAGCGTGGGCATCGTGGAAATAGATACCGCAGAGGCAGGCAATAAAAGGATCACCCCGGAGAATGACCTGTTCAAAGACCGTCGTCCAGAATATTATGAGCGGCTGGTGAAAAAATGA